The DNA segment TCCATGACCCGGTCGCGGCTGGCGGACTGGTGCTGTTCTTTGGCAGCGGCGAGATCTTTGCCCTGCAGGCCGACAGCGGTGAACTGGCTTACCGGATGGCAGCAGCCGCGCCCCCGGTCATTCATGGGGATCAGCTGGTATTTGCCGAAGGCGACCAGCTCAGGATAGCCGCAATTGCAGACGGCACCCGAATCGCCGCATACCCGCTGCCCGAGCCGGCCGCCGCCGCTGCACCGGTAGTGGTGAACGGCGCTGCCTATGCAGCCCTGCGGGACGGCTCGGTACTGCGGCTGCAGCTGCCTTAGTGATTGCGGGTAAACCCGCCGCGCAGGGTAATGCGCACCGGCGTCTGCTGTCCGAAATTCGCATCATTCAGCAGCGGCTCCGGGACGATCATCAGACTCAGGCGGGCTACCAGGCGATAATGGTCGCTGGTGGCCCAGCCGCCCTCAACCCCGAGTTCCAGGGCAGGGCTGAAACCCTCGCCCTGTAAATCCTTGAGGTCAGAGGAATGCTCGTCATCATCGCGGGTTATGCGTATATTCCCGCCGCCGCCCATAATGCCCATACCCAGCTCAACCCCGATCCCGGGACCGGTGTCGAACGGCTGCATGCGATAGCCATGCTTCAGCATCAGGAGTACCGACCCGGCAAAGATACCGCTGGCGGTATAGTCCTCATTTTCATGTGAGAAGCTGTACTCTCCGGGATAGCCATGAGCAGTCAGTCCGATCTCGTAGCCATAGTAGAAAAACCGGCTGCGCGGCACATCAATCCCGTTGAAATGTCGCAGATCAACCCCCACCATGGGCAGGGTGTCGGTCCGGTCATTGCCCGCAGCATCCTTGAACTCAAGCTCATAGAACGCCAAGGATACACCGTATGATGGTGATGCAATCCGCTTGTACCAGCTATCCTGCTCGCTTGCTGCGTCATCCGCAAACACAGCCCCGCCCATTCCCAGCAGCAGCGTGCCTGCTGCCAGCCAGCATGTGATTGTACGCATATTTACCCCCTTACACATATTTCTCCACACCTCCAGTATAAGGGGTGCCTTGCCGTACTGCCACCGGGGATGCCGGGGAATCGACATGCACATTACAAAACAGACCGGGACCAGATGCCGGTAAACTCGGGGATTATGGTGGAGTTGCGTGCCTGGATTCCGGGCAGCATGGCATCGCCAAAAAAGAAGCCCATCACCCTGCAGGCCTCGGCGACCGAGGCAAAGCGGTAGTCCGTTGACACAACAGTGCGCTGGTATCCGCGCACTGTTTCCAGGTAGTCGTAGAATGCAGTCAGCAGTTCGCCAGGAGGTTCGGGCTGCTCGAGATTGGTACCCAATGTCTCGATGATGATCACCTTGCCACCGGGGCGTACCATCTTCTCGCAATTATCGACCAGGGTCTGCATGGTATCCAGATACCGGTCGGGGTAATCATAGATGGTATGCCCGAACGCCCAGCCCTCCAGCACTACATCGGCCGTGTGCAGCGAGCCGGGCGCATCAAGGTTGTCCCTGGTCGCAAAGGTAATCCGATCCAGGTAGTCAGACAGATTGCGGCGCGCGGTCTGCAGCATATGGGTGGAGCGGTCTGCGCAATATGCTGCCTGCACAGAATCGACATACATACGGGTAAGGCGGCCGGTCCCGGCGCCCAGCTCGATTACCGACTGGCCGGTAAAATCATGCAGTTCGTGCAGAACCCGCCGAAGATTTCCCTGATAATCCTCGGCGGTAACAAGCTGATCGTACTCGGCAGCGTGGTGATCGTAGATCTCGTACATACTTGGCATGGCAACCTCAGTCGGTGGTTCGCACCAGGTAGCGCCAGCCCAGCTGCTCGATCTCTGCTTCGCCGCTGAACTCTTGCCCGCTGCGGACATCACGCCAGGTACCGGCAGGAAGCGGGTAGCCGACGGCTGAATCGGCGGACTGATTGAACACCGCTAGCAGTTC comes from the Spirochaeta africana DSM 8902 genome and includes:
- a CDS encoding class I SAM-dependent methyltransferase, whose translation is MPSMYEIYDHHAAEYDQLVTAEDYQGNLRRVLHELHDFTGQSVIELGAGTGRLTRMYVDSVQAAYCADRSTHMLQTARRNLSDYLDRITFATRDNLDAPGSLHTADVVLEGWAFGHTIYDYPDRYLDTMQTLVDNCEKMVRPGGKVIIIETLGTNLEQPEPPGELLTAFYDYLETVRGYQRTVVSTDYRFASVAEACRVMGFFFGDAMLPGIQARNSTIIPEFTGIWSRSVL